TCGCCGTGCCGATGGCGACGCCGGTCGACATGCCGATCGCGATCCCGACGCCGATGTCGGCGCCGTTCGTCTCGTCGTCCTCGTTGTCGTCCTTCGCCGGTGCCGTCGCATCGCTCATACGATCCAGTTGTCGGCCAGCGTGATAATCGTCGTCCTCAGCGGCGGTTCGCTCGCCGATCGCGTTCGCGTCGACGCCATCGATCGCGGAGGCGCCGCGGCATCGAAATATGACTGCCGGCGGGACGCTCTCGAGCGCGGTATCGATCGATTCTCCCAGGTGCGCCGGCGTCGAGTTTCGGTTCGTCGCTCAGCCGTCATATCCGGTCGGCTGATCGTCGTGTAATCGAGCAAACTAGTTTATCGTCACCCGCGGCGTACCGTGCTCTATGGGAACAATAGACATATTGCCCGGTGAGGAAGCGCTCGCAAACGTTCCGGGAAGCGCGGTTCGCTCGTTCGAAACCGAGTTCGCCGGCGACGTCATCCGTCCCGCGGATCCGGCGTACGACGACGCGCGGCGGGTCTGGAACGGAATGATCGACGCGTATCCCGCGATCGTCGCCCGCTGTACCGGCGTCGCCGACGTCGTCGCGGCGGTGACCTTCGCGCGCGAGCAGGAACTCCCGCTGACGGTTCGGGGCGGCGGCCACAACGTCGCGGGGACGGCCGTCCGCGACGGCGCCCTCGTCGTCGACCTCGAGCCGATGAGCGGCGTTCGCGTCGACCCCGACGAGCGGACGGTCCGGGTCGAGGGCGGGGCGACGCTTGGCGACGCCGACCGCGAGACCCAATTGTTCGGGCTCGCGACGCCGCTGGGCGCCGTCTCGCAGACCGGCGTCGCCGGGTTGACGCTCAACGGCGGCTACGGCCACCTGAGCCGCGAGTACGGCCTGTCGCTGGACAACCTCCGCTCGGTCGACGTGGTGACCGCGGACGGGCAGGTTCGAACGGCCAGCGCCGATCGACACACGGACCTCTTCTGGGGGGTTCGCGGCAGCGGCGGCGCGCTGGGCGTCGTCACGTCCTTCGAGTTCGACTGCTACGAGGTCGGCCCCGAAGTGTCCGTACTCTTCCCGTGGTTCCACGCCGACGACACGGAGGCGGTCTTCGAGCGCTACCTCGAGTGGACCGCCGACGCCCCGCGCGAGGCCGGCGTTCTCGCGTTCACCGCCCACGTGCCGCCCCTCGAGGAGTTCCCCGAGGAGCGGCGGGGCGAACCGGCCGTCGCCATGCTCGGCGCGTACCGCGGCGACCCCGAAGACGCCGAGGGGGTCTTCGAGCCGCTGCTGACGGCCGCGACGCCGATCGTCGACTTCAGCGGCCCGATGCCGTTCGTCGACCTCCAGTCGATGCTCGACGAGGACTACCCCGACGGGCTGCGCTACTACTGGAAGTCGATCTACCTCGAGGCGGTCACCGACGAGGTCCGCGACTTGATGGTCCGGTACAACGAGGCCGCACCCTCGCCGCTCTCGACGGTCGACCTCTGGCACCTCGACGGGGCGGTCGCCGAAGTGCCGCGGGACGCGACCGCGTTCTGGCACCGCGACGAGCCGTTCATGCTCACCGTCGAAGCCAACTGGGAGGAGCCGGCCGACGACGACGCGAACGTCGCCTGGGCGCGGGATGCGATCGCCGACGTGCGGGCGCTGTCGGTCGCGACCGGCCGGTACGGCAACTTCCCGGGGCTGAACGAGGAAGACGACCCCGCGCGGGCGACGTTCGGCGACAACTACGAGCGACTGGTCGACGTCAAAACCGAGTACGACCCCGAAGACCTGTTCGGAACCGAGGCGTCCGTTCCGCCGCGAGCCGGCTGACGCTAGCGCCACACCCGCGCGAGCATCGCGCGGAGGTGGTCCGCCGAGAGCAGCGAGGTCGGCCGGTCCATGTGGACGCCGATCTCGCCCGACAGCGCGCCCAGGCCGATCCGCTGGACAGGTTCGGGCAGCGAGTAGGCGCGGCGAATCCAGTGGGCCAGTTCCTGCTCACGCGCTAAGTCGTCGCGCCAGGCGCGCTCGTAGGCCGAAAGCGTCGTCGGCCGCTGGGGATCGATCTCGCGGGCGGCGTGGTCGGCGCAGGTCATGCCGTAGAGGATGCCGCCGCCGGTGAACGGCTTGGTCTGGGCGGCCGCGTCGCCGATGAGGAAGCCGCGTCTCGAGGTGACCCGATCCGCCGGCCCGATCGGGATCGCGCCCGAACAGCGGTGGGAGACGTCGACCTCGTAGCCGTCGATCAACTCCTCGAAGTGCTTGTTCACGTGCACGCCCGGCGGGGCCGCCAGTCCGTACTCTACGCCGGCGTCGCCGCGGGGGATGCGCCACGCGAAGAACGTCGGCGGAGTGAGGTGGACGTCGACGAAGTCCTGGTCGTCCGCTTCCTCGGAAAACGCGAGCACGCCGTGGAGCAGTTCGTCGGGTTCGGGCAACTCGAGTTCGTCCCGAACTCTCGAGCGCGGGCCGTCGCAGCCGGCGACCATGCGGGCCTCGTGGGTGACGACGCCGTCGGGGCTGTTCGCGACGACCTCGACGCGGTCGTGGTGTTCGCGCACGTCGGTGACGGTGTGTTCCTCGCGGACGTCCGCGCCGGCCTCGCGAGCGAGTTCCGCGAGGTGGCGATCCAGGCCGACGCGGTCGATAACGTTCGAGGCGACTTCGCGCTTGTAGAAGGGATAGGCGTCGCTTTGCGGCCCGCCGACGTGGAATCGGGCGCCGTAGATCTCGTTCTGAAAGAGCTCATCGCGGGCGCCGGCGCCGGTAAACTCCCAGATGTCGGTGCTGACGTGGCCCGAGCAGGCCAGCGGGGTGCCGATCGTCCCCTGCTCTACCGCCAGCACGTCGTAGCCCTTCTCGGCGGCCCGCCGCGAGAAGCGCGCCCCGGCAGGGCCGACGCCGACAACGACGAAATCGTACATGTCGGTCACGTTCACGTCGGCCGGTAAATATCCTGTCGAACGGAGTGACGGCGGCCGAAGGCAGCCGTCGGCTCGCCCACCGTGCTATCGAGTGCCTCCGGTCTCGCCGACACTATCGGCGTCGCTTTCCGCGGCCTGTTTCAGGATCAACGGCGTCACCACCATATCGAGGACGGCGATCCCGAGCGCGGCCAACTGCATCGTGCCCTCCAGAAAGAGGATCGCAATCACAGCGACCACGAGCCCGCCCGAGAGACCGATTCCCCATCGAACGGTCGGTTCTGTCAAATCCATACCGAGCTGTTAGCGAATAAATAATATAAATCCAACCACTCGTTTCGGGTTTCGAAACCGCGACGGCGCCGTACTACATCCGCCAGTTCGTCACTCGTCGCGCTCCTCGAGCAACGACCACAACCGCTCCGTATCGCCCTCGAAGCGCTCGAGCAGCGCCCGCATCCGCTCGCGGTGGTCGTCGGTCACGCGCACGTGGACCATCCCCTCGCCGGGCTGGCCGTAGACGACGCTCGCGCCCTCGGGGGCGGCGACGATCGCCGGCAGGGCGACCAGATCTTCCTCGCCCGCGACGAGGATCGTCGTCGGCTCGTCGCGGGAAAGGGCCTCGAGCAGCGCTTCGATCACGTCCGCCGAAATTTCGGCGGGCGGATTCACCGCCTCGAGGTGGGTTTCGGCGGTGATGGTCTCGCGAACGTCCTCGTTGACCGCCTCGCGCTCGGTTCGCTCGTCGACGAGCGCGACGTCCGGCGCGCGGCCGGCCTCGAGCAGGTGGTAAGTGACGACGTCGCCGACGGCGATGAGCGCGCCGTCGACGTCGGCCAGCAGTCGCTCGGCGTCGGTCTCGATCGGGCCGAGCGGCTCCTTGAGTTCCGCGCGGAGGCCGTCGGGGAGCGTCAGCAGGTGCTCGTAATCGGTCTCGACGGTCTCGGCGGTCTCGGCGTCCTCGACATCTTCGATCGCGTCAGCGTCTGAATCGGTATCGTCGGTCACGTATGCGTAGAAGTAGGCGTTTCGTGGCTGTGGTTCGTCCTCGAGTTCGCGTCGAAACCGCGATCAGCGGACCTTCAGCGCGTACGCGCCCGGCTCCGTGATCTGCATCTCGCTGGCGATCTCGCTGTCTTCGGGGTGGGCGATGACGACGTACCCCGCCCAGTCCTCGGTCAGCGACGAGGAGTTACAGGCGTCGCAGGTGTCGTTGTCCGGTTCGTTCACGCGGTGACACTCCCGGCAGACGAGGCGATCGGATGCCATGGTTATTCACCCTCGGTCGCGGTGGTCGCTTCGCGCTTTTCATGTTCCTCCTCGAGCCAGGCGTGCTTGCCCAGCCCCGGCTGCTTGGCCGTGAGACCGATCTTCGAGTCGCGCGGGTTGCGCTCGTCGATGCTCTTGGTGACGATGCGGGTCCGGATGGCGTCGTCGACGCCGAGCGCGCGGTCGGACTCGTTCGAGGACAGGCGCTGGTTCTCGCCGTCGAACGCGAGGTACTCGTCGCTGATCTGGGAGACGTGGAGCAGCCCGTCGACGGGGCCGATCCCGACGAAGGCGCCGAACTCGACGACCTCGACGACCGTCCCGTCGACGACCTCCTGCATCTGCGGATCGAAGGTGACGGCGTCGAAGTCGGCCTCGTAGTAGACGCCGGGTTCGTTGGGCAGTACCGTCCCCTGGCCGATGTCGTGGACTTCGGTGACGGAGACGATGCTCCCCACCTCCTCGTCCATGCGGCCTTCGAGTTTGTCCTGCAGCAGTCGCTTCACGAGGTCCGGCGAGACGTCGCCGAGTGCCTCCGGCGGTACTTCCACCGTGTCTTTCAGTCTGACCCGTTTGTACATCTATGGTTGAGTGATCGCTAACTTGTTTCTCCCGCGTAATGCAATTACCGGTACGCTCGCCTCGAGCACCCGGTCGCGCAGCGGGCGGTCGTTCGTGACGACGTAGTCGACGTTACCCTCGCGGGCGAGTTCGACCAGGGCGTCGTCCGCGTACGATGCCTCCGTGTCGACGACGAGACAGCGTTCGATCGCCAGGTCGTGGCCGACGTTGGCGGCCGTGCCTTCCGTGCCGCCTTTCTCGGCGAGGCGGCGTAATTCTTCGACGACGGCCTGGGGCGCGGTCGGCTCGAACTCCTCGAGCAGCCGGTCGAGTTCGTCGAACAGGCGCACGTCGAGTTCGACCGGCATCATGAGTGCGCTCGTGTCGAGCGCGACCCGCGCGCCGGTTTCAGGTCCGGTTCCGTTCGGCGTCCCCGTACTCATCCTGGTCCGTCGTCGGTGGCCGCGGTGTTACCCCTCACTCCTTGAGCGTCCCGAGTCCGATCAGCCGCCAGCGCGCGCCGATGCGGCGGTTGATCGCAATCTTCGCGCCCGGTTCGGCCGCGACGGGGCGTTTGAGATTGACTTCGCACTCCCCTTCGCGGGCGCTGGTGACTGCCCCGACGGTCGTCGCCGTGCCGACGGTCATCATCAGGGGTTCGCCCGTGCTGATCTCGTCGACGGTCTCGCCGCTTTCGGCGCCCACGACGCGGTCGAGCAGGTCGACGTCCATCGTGAAGCGCTCCCAGGTCGGCGGGAGCGAGCCCGGCGGCCCGGCCAGCCGACCCGCGAGCGCGTCGCCTTTCGTCAGCGACGGATCGAGGCCGGTGCCGACGCCGAGCAGGCCGCCCGGCGTGGCCGTGTCGACGTTTTCGCCGCCGGCCTGCAGCGAGCGGATCGTCGTCTCGATCGGGACGTACTCCGTCTGGCCGCCCTCCTCGACCTCGCGGCCGGGACGGATCTCGATCTCGTCGTCGACCTCGAGTTCGCCCTGGACGAGGCTGCCTCCGAGGACGCCGCCGGCCAGATCTTCGGCGGCGGTTCCGGGCTTGTTGATGTCGAAGCTCCGGGCGACGTGCATCAGCGGATCGGCGTCGGGATCGCGCTCCGGCGTCGGGATCTCCTCCTCGATCGCCTGGATCAGCAGGTCGAGGTTGACCTCCTGGCCCGCGGAGACCGGGACGACCGGCGCGTCCTCGGCGACGGTGCCCTCGACGAACTCCTGGATCTCCTCGTAGTTCTGCCGGGCCTGATCGCCGCTGACGAGGTCGACCTTGTTCTGAGCGATGACGATGTTGTCGATCCCGATGATGTCGAGCGCCATCAGGTGCTCTTCCGTCTGGGGCTGCGGGACGGGCTCGTTGGCGCTGATGACCAACACGGCGCCGTCCATCAGCGACGCGCCGGAGAGCATCGTCGCCATCAGGGTCTCGTGACCCGGGGCGTCGACGAACGAAACGGTCCGCATCGGCTCGCTTTCCGAGCCGTCCGGACACTCCTCCTCGACGGTGTAACACTCGGGTTCGTCCAGGCCTTCGCAGTGGCGGAACGTCGCGTCCGCGTAGCCGAGCCTGATGGAGATGCCACGCTTCATCTCCTCGCTGTGCTGGTCGGTCCACGAGCCGCTCAAGGCCTGGACCAGCGTGGTCTTGCCGTGGTCGACGTGACCGACGAGCCCGATGTTCACCTCCGGTTGTTGATTTCCTGCCATAAGACGATGAGTAATCTTAGGTATGGCTTCCGCCGTGCGCTTGATAAACCTACTGTTCTGATAGCGCCTCGTCGCCCGAAACGTACACGACGTCGTGGGGGTCAGTCGATCGAAGTAGTCACGCGGACGAGGGGTCTCGGTTCGAACGCGACCGGCGTTCGCTCGGGGAGGCCGCCGCGCCGATCCGACTCCTTTTGTCCTCTCGCTTCCACTCCCCGAGCGTGTCGACCGCCAGCGAGTTCGCGTTCGAACTCGAGTTGTGTACCCACCTCGAGACCCGGCGGGAGGGTATCGTCGCCCGCCAGCTCGGCGCGAGCGTCGCCGATCCGGGCGGCCGAATCCTCGACGTCGTCTGCGTGGAACCGGGCCCCGAGTTCGACGACCGAACCGCCATCACGAGCGAGACGATTCCCGACGCGGCGATCGAATCCGACGTCGGTCCCGGACGGGCGCAGTACTGGAAGGACGCCGTGCCGGACGACTGCCATCCCGATCACGCGCGACGGGCAGTCGATCGAGCCTGCGAGATCGGTTTTTTCGAGCGCGAGCGCCGCAAGGGCCGCGAATACGTCCGGCAGGTCGCCCGCTACCCGGACTGGTACGGCCGGCTCGTCGGCGTCGAGAACAAACCCGACCTCGGCCGGCCGGGCGACCTCGAGTCGCAGTTGCGGACGGACGTCAGCCTCGCGCTGGTGGACGAAGCGATCCTCGCGACCGAGAGCTACGTGACGCGGGCGCACCTGAACCGGATCCCCGACGAGGTCGGCGTCTGGCGCGTCCATCGCGACTCGCCTGCCGGCGGCGAAGCCGACGACGCGCTCCCCTCGCTCGAGATCGACGTCGAGGTGATCCGCGAGCCGACGCCGCTTCCCGTCGACGAGCCCGGAATCGAACCGCTCGAGTCGCGTCCCGGCCGCACGGATATCGCCGTCGTTCCACCCGCGGAGAAGTCTCGAGCGCGGCGACGGATCGCCGAACGAGCGTACGGGAAGGGGTGGCGAACCTACGAGTTCCCGGGCTGTGGCGCCTGCGAGCCGACCGACCCGGCCGACGCCGGGGCGACGCTCCCCTACTGCGAGTGGGCGGGCCGCCTCGTCGACGCCAACTCGGCGTGTGGCCCCTCGTGTCCGGGGTACGAGCCCGCAGCCGATTCCGACGAGATCGATCTCGAGGCGGAACGCGACCGGCGAACGCCCTGGGTTGCCGACCCGACCGGCAAGCGGCGGCGCCAGTCGGGACTGGGACGATTCGAGTGACGGCGGGACGGCCGTCCCAGCGGGAGGACGTCCGGTCGAGAACTGCGCGCCGAGGCTCCTTAGAGCCGCTGGAGCCGAATCTCGTCGTCCGAAATCGATTCGACGTTTTCGGCGTCGAGAGGGTAGGTCTCCTCGTCGGTATCGCCCCACCCGAGCTTCGATTTGATCGTATCCGTCATCCCCGGATCCGGATTGACGTGCGCGGTGCCGCCCTCGACGCTCTCGACGATACCGATCTGTTCGCCTTCCGCGTTGACAACCTGTTTGCCTTCGTCGTCGTCGGTCAACTGTGCCATACGATAGCCGTCACCGATCGGCGACGTAGCTGTTGGACTTACATGTGCCACCACCGCCGCGTCCGCTCAGAGGACGTACGTTTCGCCGTCGACCGCCAGCGGCTCCGCAAAGGCTTCGTCGACCGGGTAGTAGTGCGCGAGGTGGACCAGCCGCGTGCGCTCGGCCTCGAGGTCGTCGGCCAGCGCGAGCGCGCCCTCTCGAGTCATGTGTTTCGTGCCGAAGGTTCGCGGGACGCCGTCGGGCCCCTCGTGGCGGCCGCCGACGGGGTGGTGCTCGCAGAACCGGGCGGGGACGATCGCGTCGGCCAGCAGGAGGTCGGGGTCGGCGAGCGCCTCGCGGGACCGCTCGGGAACCCCGTAGCTCGTATCTCCCGATAGCGAGAGCTTCGCGCCCGTCTCGGGATCCTCGATCGCGAGCCCGTAGCACAGCAGCGGCGGGTGCTCGACCGGCACCAGCGTTACGTCGAACCCGCAGATCCGGACCGGCTCGAGCGGCGTCGTCGGGCGGACGTCGATCGGATCGAGGTAGTGGTAGTCGTCCCGCACCGTTTCGGCGACGCTCTTACCCGTTTGCGGATCGGTCTCGTCGGCCGCGTAGACCTCGAGCGAGTCGAAGACGCGGAAGACGTTGCCCAGTCCGTCCAAGTGGTCGAAGTGGATGTGCGTGATGACGGCCGCGTCGGGGAGCGGCACCTCGTCCCGGAGGAACTGGTAGCGAAAGTCGGGGCTGAAATCGACCAGCAGCGACTCGCCGGTACGCTCGTTTTCGACGTGGACCGAGAACCGGGTGCGCTCTATCCCTCGCTCCCGCGCGGTCTCGCAGGTGTCGCAGTCGCAGCCGACGGTCGGCGTCCCCGTCGTGTCGCCGGTGCCCAGCAGCGTGACGCGCATCGTCACCGTCGGCCTCCGGCGCGCTCGCGCGTGCGGTCACACATACGATCGCCCTTCCGCGAACGCCCGCTGGAGCAGCGGGTGTTCCTCCCGTTTCTCGACCCGGTCGGCGGGGAGAACGTACGGCGAGAAGACGACGCCGTACTCGGCTCCGACGGTCTCGGCGAGCGCCTCGAGTTGCCGTTCGCGCTCCTCGTCTTCCTCCTCGAGGACGATCAGCACCTCGGCCTCGGCGTGGACGTCGCGGTCGCCCCGGACGGCGTCGCCGAAGACGACGAGGTCCCGGATCGCGTCGCCGTGTTCGGCCCGCACCCGCTCGGCGAACGCGTCCGCGGCGTCGGCGTCGCCGCCGGTCCCGGGCCCGGACCCTGCCGCTCCGTGTGGCGCGGTGTCTCTCATGGGCGTGTGATTGGGCCCCGTCGCATAAAGGGTATACTGATCGGTGGCCTCGACGAGTCCGACTGCGACTCGAGGCGACGCTGGATTCGGTCGACCGCTCGCAAAACGGTAAACTAACTAACTAAAAACGGGTACGATACGACGTGGATCAATGAGTATTGTCGCTACCGCCGCCGGAACGGGAGCGTTCGGACTCGCGATCGGATTCGCGACCGGGCTCTCCGAAACGAAAGGGACGATCAAAAAAGCGCTTACGGTGCTCGGTAGCGTCGCGGCAACCGGCGGGCTCGTCGGCTGGTATCAGGACCTGGGGACGGGAAGCGTCGCGATCGGATCTCTCTCGATCGGCTTCATCGTCGGACTCGTTATCGGGGCGCTGCTCAGACAGTCCCGCGTGCTGCGCGTCATGTCTCCAAGAAAATCGGAGTGAAGGTGACGTTTTGGTGGCGCGTTAGTGGTCGTGATCGTGATCGTGCTCGTGACCGCCGTCGCTCGCAGCACCCTCGATGTCGCCGCCCGCGACCAGGGCGTCGTGGTCGCCCTCGATCATGTCCATGTTCTTCAGGTTGTCCCGCTCCTCGAACTCCTCGACCGCGTTCAGGAGGTCCTCCTGGGTCAGGGTCGTCCGGTCCTCGGTCAGCGCCTCGAGGACGGCCTCCCGGAGCACCATCCGGAGGTCGCTGCCGGTCAGGCCCTCCGTGGCCTCGGCGATGAGTTGCGGGTCGAATTCCTCGATTTTCATCTGGCGGGTGATGACCTGGAGGATGTCGGCCCGCATGTTGTAGTCGGGCTTGGGGAAGTTGATGATCTCGTCGAAGCGGCGCCAGGCGGCGTCGTCGAGCTGGTCGGGGTGGTTGGTCGCCCCGATCAGCAGGACGTCGTCCTCGATCAGCGAGATGTTGTCGATGCTCTTGAGCAGGGTGTTCACGGCCCGTTTGAGCGCGGCGTGTTCGTCGCTGCGCCGCGTTTTGGCGACGAAGTCGAACTCGTCGATGAACAGAATGCACGGCGAGAGTCGCTTTGCGACTTCGAAGGTCTTGTCGACGTTTTTCGCCGTCTCGCCGAGGTACTGCGAGGTGATCATCGAGAGCTTGACCTCGACGAACGGCAGGTCCATGTCGCGGGCCAGCGCCTGCGCGGTCGACGTCTTCCCGGTCCCCGGCGGCCCGACGAACAGCAGCTTGCCGATCTCGCGCAGTCCGATCTCCGAGAGGTAGTCCCGGTGTTCGATCGCCTTCGCGATCTTGTCGATCTCGGCCTCCTGATCCTCGGTGAGGACGAGGTCCTCGAGCGTGATGTCGACCTCCTCGGGCGCGCGGACTTCGACGAGGTCGAGCATGTCCTCGTCCTCCTCGTCGTCGAAGTACTCCTCGAGTAGGCCGTCGATCCAGACCCGATCCGCGCGGATCGGCCGGTTTTGCTCGCGGGCCTCCTCGTGGGTAACGTCGAAGTCGTCCCCGTACTCGCCGTGCTCAGCGAAGTGTTTGGCGAGGGTGGGGTTCTCGAGCAATCGCTTTTCGTCGGCGCGCTCGGCGAACCACCGCTCGGCCATCTCCTGTTGGGTGAGGGTGATCGTGCCGGAGAACTCGTCGCGCTCGGTGAACATCAGGTCCGAGACGGCCGCCCAGGGTTGGTCGACCCCCGTCGCCTCGCGCGCCGTGCTGTTCGTGGCCGAGAGCGGGCGACTGATGCCGGCGCGGCGGCGGCTGGTTCCGTCGTCGCTATCGCCGTCGTCGCTGCCGCCGTTCGCGCCCCCGGTCCAGAAAACTCGGCGGAACGACGGCGGCAGATCGTTCTCGTCCAGCGTCCTGTCGTCCGAATACACGCTCGTCGTGAGCAGGAACTCTACGACATCGAGCGCCGCGTCACTCATTCGGTCACCGTACTCCCCACACGGTCTTAACAGCGTCGTCACGGAACTCGTGTGCCAGTCGGTCCCAGCGCGTCGCGTGGAACCAGGCCTCGCGCGGTTCACCGTCGCGCACCGGCCGCCCGGCATAACGGTTTTCGTGTGTGCGGACACACGCACGTATATGAACGTCTTACTGGGTCTCGGGGGCAGCGACGAATCGGTGAAAGCGCTCCGGCAGACCATCGATCGGACGCGGGAGGCCGGCGACCAACTCACCGTCGCCGTCCTCGACAAACCCGAATCGAAGCGATCGCAGGACGAGATGGCGACGGAAGCCGAGGACCACCTCGAGGAGGCCGGTATCGACGCCGAGATCGTCCGCCTCGAGGGCGATCCGGGCAGCGCGCTGGTCGACTACGCCGAGCAGGGCGAGTTCGACCAGCTGGTGATCGGTGGCGGCACGCTCTCCCCGATGGGGAAGATCCAGCTCGGCCCGATCACCGAATTCGTGCTGTTGAACGCCCCGACGACCGTCAAACTCGTTCGATAACGATGCCAGGGACGCGACCGTATCCGGACGAGCCGGCCGGCCCGTTCCCGTCGCCGCCGACGACGTTCGAGGACGGCGACGGCCGATCGATCGAGGTCCGAGCCCCCGCGGACTTCGAGGCCGTCGTCGACGACGTCGTCGCGATGTACGACGACTTCGATCCGTCGGACCGAGCACAGGGGATCCCGCCGACCGGCGAGGAACGGATCCGCAACTGGCTCGAGACGATCGCCGACGAGAGCGTCAACGTCGTCGCGCGCCACGCCGGCGACGTGATCGGCCACGCCGTGCTCGTCCCCGACACGGACGATCCGGGCGCGATCGAGGCCCGCAGCGACGTCGAGTGGGAACTGGCGATCTTCGTCCTGCAGGCCTACCAGCGGGCCGGCATCGGGACGCAGCTGCTCGAGCACCTGCTGGGTCACGCCAGCGACGTCGGCATCGAGAAGGTGTGGCTGACCGTCGAACGGTGGAACCAGCCGGCGAT
The DNA window shown above is from Halopiger xanaduensis SH-6 and carries:
- a CDS encoding ATP-binding protein, whose protein sequence is MSDAALDVVEFLLTTSVYSDDRTLDENDLPPSFRRVFWTGGANGGSDDGDSDDGTSRRRAGISRPLSATNSTAREATGVDQPWAAVSDLMFTERDEFSGTITLTQQEMAERWFAERADEKRLLENPTLAKHFAEHGEYGDDFDVTHEEAREQNRPIRADRVWIDGLLEEYFDDEEDEDMLDLVEVRAPEEVDITLEDLVLTEDQEAEIDKIAKAIEHRDYLSEIGLREIGKLLFVGPPGTGKTSTAQALARDMDLPFVEVKLSMITSQYLGETAKNVDKTFEVAKRLSPCILFIDEFDFVAKTRRSDEHAALKRAVNTLLKSIDNISLIEDDVLLIGATNHPDQLDDAAWRRFDEIINFPKPDYNMRADILQVITRQMKIEEFDPQLIAEATEGLTGSDLRMVLREAVLEALTEDRTTLTQEDLLNAVEEFEERDNLKNMDMIEGDHDALVAGGDIEGAASDGGHEHDHDHDH
- a CDS encoding MBL fold metallo-hydrolase, with translation MRVTLLGTGDTTGTPTVGCDCDTCETARERGIERTRFSVHVENERTGESLLVDFSPDFRYQFLRDEVPLPDAAVITHIHFDHLDGLGNVFRVFDSLEVYAADETDPQTGKSVAETVRDDYHYLDPIDVRPTTPLEPVRICGFDVTLVPVEHPPLLCYGLAIEDPETGAKLSLSGDTSYGVPERSREALADPDLLLADAIVPARFCEHHPVGGRHEGPDGVPRTFGTKHMTREGALALADDLEAERTRLVHLAHYYPVDEAFAEPLAVDGETYVL
- a CDS encoding FAD-binding oxidoreductase, producing the protein MGTIDILPGEEALANVPGSAVRSFETEFAGDVIRPADPAYDDARRVWNGMIDAYPAIVARCTGVADVVAAVTFAREQELPLTVRGGGHNVAGTAVRDGALVVDLEPMSGVRVDPDERTVRVEGGATLGDADRETQLFGLATPLGAVSQTGVAGLTLNGGYGHLSREYGLSLDNLRSVDVVTADGQVRTASADRHTDLFWGVRGSGGALGVVTSFEFDCYEVGPEVSVLFPWFHADDTEAVFERYLEWTADAPREAGVLAFTAHVPPLEEFPEERRGEPAVAMLGAYRGDPEDAEGVFEPLLTAATPIVDFSGPMPFVDLQSMLDEDYPDGLRYYWKSIYLEAVTDEVRDLMVRYNEAAPSPLSTVDLWHLDGAVAEVPRDATAFWHRDEPFMLTVEANWEEPADDDANVAWARDAIADVRALSVATGRYGNFPGLNEEDDPARATFGDNYERLVDVKTEYDPEDLFGTEASVPPRAG
- a CDS encoding DNA-directed RNA polymerase, with translation MYKRVRLKDTVEVPPEALGDVSPDLVKRLLQDKLEGRMDEEVGSIVSVTEVHDIGQGTVLPNEPGVYYEADFDAVTFDPQMQEVVDGTVVEVVEFGAFVGIGPVDGLLHVSQISDEYLAFDGENQRLSSNESDRALGVDDAIRTRIVTKSIDERNPRDSKIGLTAKQPGLGKHAWLEEEHEKREATTATEGE
- a CDS encoding DUF5787 family protein, with the translated sequence MSTASEFAFELELCTHLETRREGIVARQLGASVADPGGRILDVVCVEPGPEFDDRTAITSETIPDAAIESDVGPGRAQYWKDAVPDDCHPDHARRAVDRACEIGFFERERRKGREYVRQVARYPDWYGRLVGVENKPDLGRPGDLESQLRTDVSLALVDEAILATESYVTRAHLNRIPDEVGVWRVHRDSPAGGEADDALPSLEIDVEVIREPTPLPVDEPGIEPLESRPGRTDIAVVPPAEKSRARRRIAERAYGKGWRTYEFPGCGACEPTDPADAGATLPYCEWAGRLVDANSACGPSCPGYEPAADSDEIDLEAERDRRTPWVADPTGKRRRQSGLGRFE
- a CDS encoding translation initiation factor IF-2 subunit gamma gives rise to the protein MAGNQQPEVNIGLVGHVDHGKTTLVQALSGSWTDQHSEEMKRGISIRLGYADATFRHCEGLDEPECYTVEEECPDGSESEPMRTVSFVDAPGHETLMATMLSGASLMDGAVLVISANEPVPQPQTEEHLMALDIIGIDNIVIAQNKVDLVSGDQARQNYEEIQEFVEGTVAEDAPVVPVSAGQEVNLDLLIQAIEEEIPTPERDPDADPLMHVARSFDINKPGTAAEDLAGGVLGGSLVQGELEVDDEIEIRPGREVEEGGQTEYVPIETTIRSLQAGGENVDTATPGGLLGVGTGLDPSLTKGDALAGRLAGPPGSLPPTWERFTMDVDLLDRVVGAESGETVDEISTGEPLMMTVGTATTVGAVTSAREGECEVNLKRPVAAEPGAKIAINRRIGARWRLIGLGTLKE
- a CDS encoding PIN domain-containing protein, with protein sequence MSTGTPNGTGPETGARVALDTSALMMPVELDVRLFDELDRLLEEFEPTAPQAVVEELRRLAEKGGTEGTAANVGHDLAIERCLVVDTEASYADDALVELAREGNVDYVVTNDRPLRDRVLEASVPVIALRGRNKLAITQP
- a CDS encoding geranylgeranyl reductase family protein, whose amino-acid sequence is MYDFVVVGVGPAGARFSRRAAEKGYDVLAVEQGTIGTPLACSGHVSTDIWEFTGAGARDELFQNEIYGARFHVGGPQSDAYPFYKREVASNVIDRVGLDRHLAELAREAGADVREEHTVTDVREHHDRVEVVANSPDGVVTHEARMVAGCDGPRSRVRDELELPEPDELLHGVLAFSEEADDQDFVDVHLTPPTFFAWRIPRGDAGVEYGLAAPPGVHVNKHFEELIDGYEVDVSHRCSGAIPIGPADRVTSRRGFLIGDAAAQTKPFTGGGILYGMTCADHAAREIDPQRPTTLSAYERAWRDDLAREQELAHWIRRAYSLPEPVQRIGLGALSGEIGVHMDRPTSLLSADHLRAMLARVWR
- the spt4 gene encoding transcription elongation factor subunit Spt4 — its product is MASDRLVCRECHRVNEPDNDTCDACNSSSLTEDWAGYVVIAHPEDSEIASEMQITEPGAYALKVR
- a CDS encoding universal stress protein; translated protein: MNVLLGLGGSDESVKALRQTIDRTREAGDQLTVAVLDKPESKRSQDEMATEAEDHLEEAGIDAEIVRLEGDPGSALVDYAEQGEFDQLVIGGGTLSPMGKIQLGPITEFVLLNAPTTVKLVR
- a CDS encoding GTP-dependent dephospho-CoA kinase family protein; the encoded protein is MEDVEDAETAETVETDYEHLLTLPDGLRAELKEPLGPIETDAERLLADVDGALIAVGDVVTYHLLEAGRAPDVALVDERTEREAVNEDVRETITAETHLEAVNPPAEISADVIEALLEALSRDEPTTILVAGEEDLVALPAIVAAPEGASVVYGQPGEGMVHVRVTDDHRERMRALLERFEGDTERLWSLLEERDE